The following are from one region of the Mesorhizobium sp. B2-8-5 genome:
- the atpD gene encoding F0F1 ATP synthase subunit beta, which produces MAKAATPKTAAKAAEAPKAAAKAAPAKKAAAPAKAAAPAKAAATANAPAFAAKRVGAAGKVRQVIGAVVDVQFEDHLPAILNALETDNVGNRLVLEVAQHLGENTVRCIAMDSTEGLVRGQDVFDTGAPISVPVGPGMLGRIINVIGEPVDEEGPVDGVELRSIHQPAPAYVDQSTEAQILVTGIKVLDLLAPYARGGKIGLFGGAGVGKTVLIQELINNVAKAHGGFSVFAGVGERTREGNDLYHEFIESGVNKKGGGQGSKAALVYGQMNEPPGARARVGLTGLTVAEYFRDQGQDVLFFVDNIFRFTQAGSEVSALLGRIPSAVGYQPTLATDMGALQERITTTTKGSITSVQAIYVPADDLTDPAPATSFAHLDATTVLNRAISEKGIYPAVDPLDSTSRMLDPMVVGEEHYQVARQVQSILQRYKSLQDIIAILGMDELSEEDKQTVARARKIERFLSQPFFVAEVFTGSPGKLVDLADTIKGFKGLCAGDYDHLPEAAFYMVGGIDEAVEKAQRLAAEAA; this is translated from the coding sequence ATGGCGAAAGCAGCTACCCCGAAGACCGCCGCCAAGGCGGCAGAGGCCCCCAAAGCGGCGGCGAAAGCCGCTCCGGCCAAGAAGGCGGCCGCTCCGGCCAAGGCAGCAGCCCCCGCCAAGGCGGCAGCGACCGCCAACGCGCCGGCCTTTGCGGCCAAGCGCGTCGGCGCCGCCGGCAAGGTCCGCCAGGTCATCGGCGCCGTCGTCGACGTGCAGTTCGAAGATCACCTGCCGGCCATTCTGAACGCGCTGGAAACCGACAATGTCGGCAATCGCTTGGTGCTCGAGGTTGCCCAGCATCTCGGCGAGAACACCGTGCGCTGCATCGCCATGGACTCGACCGAAGGCCTGGTCCGCGGCCAGGACGTCTTCGACACCGGCGCGCCGATCTCGGTCCCGGTCGGCCCGGGCATGCTCGGCCGCATCATCAACGTCATCGGCGAGCCGGTCGACGAGGAAGGCCCGGTCGACGGCGTCGAACTGCGTTCCATCCATCAGCCGGCTCCGGCCTATGTCGACCAGTCGACGGAAGCGCAGATCCTGGTCACCGGCATCAAGGTCCTCGACCTGCTGGCGCCTTACGCCCGCGGCGGCAAGATCGGCCTGTTCGGCGGCGCCGGCGTCGGCAAGACCGTGCTGATCCAGGAGCTGATCAACAACGTCGCCAAGGCGCATGGCGGCTTCTCGGTGTTCGCCGGCGTCGGCGAGCGCACCCGTGAAGGCAACGACCTCTATCACGAGTTCATCGAATCGGGCGTCAACAAGAAGGGCGGCGGCCAGGGTTCGAAGGCAGCACTCGTCTACGGCCAGATGAACGAGCCGCCGGGCGCGCGCGCCCGCGTCGGCCTGACCGGCCTCACCGTCGCCGAATATTTCCGCGACCAGGGCCAGGACGTGCTGTTCTTCGTCGACAACATCTTCCGCTTCACCCAGGCTGGCTCGGAAGTGTCGGCGCTGCTCGGCCGTATTCCTTCCGCCGTGGGTTACCAGCCGACGCTGGCCACCGACATGGGCGCGCTGCAGGAACGCATCACGACGACGACCAAGGGTTCGATCACCTCGGTGCAGGCCATTTACGTGCCGGCCGACGACTTGACCGACCCGGCGCCGGCGACATCGTTCGCCCACCTCGACGCCACGACCGTGCTGAACCGCGCGATCTCGGAAAAGGGCATCTACCCGGCCGTCGATCCGCTGGATTCCACCTCGCGCATGCTCGACCCGATGGTCGTCGGCGAGGAGCACTACCAGGTCGCCCGCCAGGTGCAGTCGATCCTGCAGCGCTACAAGTCGCTGCAGGACATCATCGCGATCCTCGGCATGGACGAGCTTTCGGAAGAGGACAAGCAGACGGTTGCACGCGCCCGCAAGATCGAGCGCTTCCTGTCGCAGCCCTTCTTCGTCGCCGAAGTGTTCACCGGATCGCCGGGCAAGCTGGTCGATCTCGCCGACACCATCAAGGGCTTCAAGGGCCTTTGCGCCGGCGACTACGATCACCTGCCGGAAGCCGCCTTCTACATGGTCGGCGGCATCGACGAGGCGGTCGAGAAGGCGCAGCGCCTCGCGGCTGAAGCGGCATAA
- a CDS encoding F0F1 ATP synthase subunit delta, whose protein sequence is MAQSSSPISAVAERYAGSLFELALQDNSVAKVEADLGGFEAMLNDSDDLSRLINSPVFSSEDQAKAIAAIADKAKITGLVGNFLRVVAKNRRLFAVPGMIKAFRQIAADHRGEASAEVTSAHALTAAQQDELKAALKGIAGKDVAIAMTVDPSLLGGLIVKMGSRQIDTSLKTKLNSLKLALKEVG, encoded by the coding sequence GTGGCCCAATCGTCATCGCCAATCTCAGCTGTCGCCGAACGCTACGCAGGCTCGCTGTTCGAGCTCGCGCTGCAGGACAATTCAGTCGCCAAGGTCGAGGCCGACCTCGGCGGCTTCGAGGCAATGCTCAATGACAGCGACGATCTCTCGCGGCTGATCAACAGCCCGGTGTTTTCCAGCGAGGACCAAGCCAAGGCCATCGCCGCCATCGCCGACAAGGCCAAGATCACCGGCCTGGTCGGCAATTTCCTGCGCGTGGTGGCCAAGAACCGCCGCCTGTTCGCGGTGCCCGGCATGATCAAGGCGTTCCGCCAGATCGCCGCCGACCATCGCGGCGAGGCGTCCGCCGAGGTCACCTCGGCGCATGCGCTGACGGCCGCGCAGCAGGATGAACTCAAGGCGGCGCTGAAAGGCATCGCCGGCAAGGACGTGGCCATCGCCATGACCGTCGATCCGTCGCTGCTCGGCGGGCTGATCGTCAAGATGGGCTCGCGCCAGATCGATACGTCGCTCAAAACCAAACTCAATTCGCTCAAGCTTGCACTGAAAGAGGTCGGCTGA
- a CDS encoding F0F1 ATP synthase subunit gamma, protein MPSLKDLRNRIASVKATQKITKAMQMVAAAKLRRAQEAAEAARPYSERMGAVLANITQAIGGGGDAPALMTGTGRDDVHLLIVCTAERGLCGGFNSQIARLARDHIRRLLADGKQVKIICVGKKGFDILRRDYASMILERVDLREVKTLGFVNADAIARKIIHLFNEGGFDICTLFYSQFKSVISQIPTAQQIIPAAQASAVAETGNGATAVYEYEPEPGEILSDLIPRNIAVQIFRALLENAAGEMGAKMSAMDNATRNAGDMINRLSITYNRQRQAQITKELIEIISGAEAL, encoded by the coding sequence ATGCCTTCATTAAAAGACCTTCGTAACCGTATCGCCTCGGTCAAGGCGACGCAGAAGATCACCAAGGCGATGCAGATGGTCGCCGCGGCGAAGCTGCGTCGCGCGCAGGAAGCGGCGGAAGCGGCGCGTCCCTATTCCGAGCGCATGGGCGCGGTTCTGGCCAACATCACCCAGGCGATCGGCGGCGGCGGCGATGCCCCGGCGCTGATGACCGGCACCGGCAGGGACGATGTGCATCTGCTCATCGTCTGCACGGCCGAGCGCGGCCTGTGCGGCGGCTTCAACTCGCAGATCGCGCGCCTCGCCCGCGACCACATCCGCCGGCTGCTGGCCGACGGCAAGCAGGTGAAGATCATCTGCGTCGGCAAGAAGGGTTTCGACATCCTTCGCCGCGACTACGCTTCGATGATCCTCGAGCGTGTCGACCTGCGCGAAGTCAAGACTCTCGGCTTCGTCAATGCCGATGCGATCGCGCGCAAGATCATCCACCTCTTCAACGAGGGCGGCTTCGACATCTGCACGCTGTTCTATTCGCAGTTCAAATCGGTGATCAGCCAGATCCCGACGGCGCAGCAGATCATCCCGGCGGCGCAGGCTTCGGCCGTCGCCGAAACGGGCAACGGCGCCACCGCTGTCTACGAATACGAGCCGGAGCCAGGCGAGATCCTCTCTGACCTCATCCCGCGCAACATCGCCGTGCAGATCTTCCGCGCGCTTTTGGAAAACGCGGCCGGCGAGATGGGCGCCAAGATGAGCGCGATGGACAATGCGACGCGCAACGCCGGCGACATGATCAACAGGCTGTCGATCACCTACAACCGCCAGCGGCAGGCGCAGATCACCAAGGAACTGATCGAGATCATTTCGGGCGCCGAGGCGCTCTAA
- the uxaC gene encoding glucuronate isomerase, whose translation MAALTDPDLLFAPETRSLARDLYAGVKDLPIVSPHGHTDPRWYALNEPFPDPAQLLIVPDHYIFRMLFSQGVRLEELGVPTLDGSPVETDGRAIWRRFAEHYYLFRGTPTRLWLDHVFEHLFGIEEPLTATSADRIYDTIATLLQRDDYRPRALFERFNIEVIATTEGALDDLKWHRTIRDSGWNGRVVTAYRPDAVVDPDFEGFASNLDRLGEITGCNTGRWSGYLDAHRKRRAYFKEFGATSSDHGHPTAETANLSDVAAEDLFNRIRSGSEDERERKLFRAQMLTEMAKMSRDDALVMQIHPGSWRNHSPSVFQRFGRDKGFDIPTRTDYVTALKPLLDCVGLERDLTIILFTLDETSYARELAPLAGVYPALKLGPAWWFHDSPEGMRRFREMTTETAGFYNTVGFNDDTRAFPSIPARHDVARRVDCAFLARLVAEHRLREEEAHELARELAYSLAKKAYRL comes from the coding sequence GTGGCCGCATTGACCGATCCGGACCTGCTATTCGCGCCGGAAACGCGATCATTGGCGCGCGACCTTTACGCCGGTGTGAAGGACCTGCCGATCGTCAGTCCGCACGGCCACACCGACCCGCGCTGGTACGCGCTCAACGAACCGTTTCCCGATCCGGCGCAGCTCTTGATCGTGCCGGACCATTACATTTTCCGCATGCTGTTCAGCCAAGGCGTGCGGCTGGAGGAACTCGGCGTGCCGACGCTCGACGGTTCGCCGGTCGAGACCGACGGCCGGGCGATCTGGCGGCGGTTCGCCGAACATTATTATCTCTTCCGCGGCACGCCGACACGGCTCTGGCTCGACCATGTGTTCGAACATCTGTTCGGCATCGAGGAGCCGCTCACCGCGACCAGCGCCGACCGCATCTACGATACGATAGCCACGCTGCTGCAGCGCGACGACTATCGGCCGCGCGCGCTGTTCGAACGCTTCAACATCGAGGTGATCGCGACGACCGAAGGCGCGCTCGACGATCTCAAATGGCACCGGACGATCCGCGACAGCGGCTGGAACGGCCGTGTCGTCACCGCCTACCGGCCGGACGCCGTGGTCGATCCCGATTTCGAAGGGTTTGCTTCCAATCTCGATCGCCTCGGCGAGATCACCGGATGCAACACCGGAAGGTGGTCCGGCTATCTCGATGCGCATCGAAAGCGCCGCGCCTATTTCAAGGAATTCGGCGCGACCTCGTCCGATCACGGCCATCCGACGGCCGAGACCGCCAATCTTTCCGACGTGGCGGCCGAAGATCTGTTCAACCGCATCCGGAGCGGCTCCGAGGATGAGCGCGAGCGAAAACTGTTCCGAGCCCAGATGCTGACCGAGATGGCCAAGATGAGCCGCGACGACGCCCTGGTGATGCAGATCCATCCTGGATCATGGCGCAATCATTCGCCTTCTGTCTTCCAGAGATTCGGCCGCGACAAGGGCTTCGATATCCCGACCCGGACCGATTATGTGACGGCGCTGAAGCCGCTGCTCGACTGCGTCGGGCTGGAGCGCGACCTCACAATCATCCTGTTCACGCTCGACGAGACGAGCTATGCGCGCGAGCTTGCGCCGCTCGCCGGCGTCTATCCGGCGCTCAAGCTCGGGCCGGCCTGGTGGTTCCACGACAGCCCGGAAGGCATGCGCCGCTTCCGCGAGATGACCACCGAGACGGCCGGCTTCTACAACACCGTCGGCTTCAACGACGACACGCGCGCCTTTCCGTCGATCCCGGCGCGCCACGACGTCGCGCGGCGTGTCGACTGCGCCTTTCTGGCGCGGCTGGTCGCAGAGCATCGCCTCCGGGAGGAGGAGGCGCATGAGCTGGCGCGGGAGCTTGCCTACTCGCTTGCCAAGAAAGCGTACCGGCTCTGA
- the atpA gene encoding F0F1 ATP synthase subunit alpha: protein MDIRAAEISAILKDQIKNFGKEAEVSEVGQVLSVGDGIARVYGLDNVQAGEMVEFPGGIRGMALNLEADNVGVVIFGADRDIKEGDTVKRTGAIVDAPVGMGLLGRVVDALGNPIDGKGPIKATERKRVDVKAPGIIPRKSVHEPMSTGLKAIDALIPVGRGQRELVIGDRQTGKTAIILDTMLNQKSVHDNGPEKEKLYCVYVAVGQKRSTVAQFVKVLEERGALEYSIIVAATASDPAPMQFLAPFTACTMGEYFRDNGMHALISYDDLSKQAVAYRQMSLLLRRPPGREAYPGDVFYLHSRLLERAAKLNDDNGNGSLTALPIIETQANDVSAYIPTNVISITDGQIFLETNLFFQGIRPAVNVGLSVSRVGSSAQIKAMKQVAGSIKGELAQYREMAAFAQFGSDLDAATQRLLNRGSRLTELLKQPQFSPLKVEEQVAVIFAGVNGYLDKLPLNQVGKFEHGLLSHMRSAGKDVLDAIRKEKALSDDLRAKLKAEIDAFAKTFA from the coding sequence ATGGACATCCGCGCCGCGGAAATTTCCGCAATTCTGAAAGACCAGATCAAGAATTTCGGCAAGGAGGCCGAGGTCTCCGAAGTCGGTCAGGTTCTGTCCGTCGGTGACGGCATCGCCCGCGTCTACGGCCTCGACAACGTCCAGGCCGGCGAGATGGTCGAGTTCCCGGGCGGCATCCGCGGCATGGCGCTTAACCTCGAAGCCGACAATGTCGGCGTCGTCATCTTCGGTGCCGACCGCGACATCAAGGAAGGCGACACCGTCAAGCGCACCGGCGCCATCGTCGACGCGCCTGTCGGCATGGGCCTGCTCGGCCGCGTCGTCGACGCACTTGGCAATCCGATCGACGGCAAGGGCCCGATCAAGGCAACCGAACGCAAGCGTGTCGACGTCAAGGCGCCCGGCATCATCCCGCGCAAGTCGGTGCATGAGCCGATGTCGACCGGCCTCAAGGCCATCGACGCGCTGATCCCGGTCGGCCGCGGCCAGCGCGAGCTGGTCATCGGCGACCGCCAGACCGGCAAGACCGCCATCATCCTCGACACGATGTTGAACCAGAAGTCGGTGCACGACAACGGCCCCGAAAAGGAAAAGCTCTACTGCGTCTACGTCGCCGTCGGCCAGAAGCGCTCGACCGTCGCGCAGTTCGTCAAGGTGCTGGAAGAGCGCGGCGCGCTCGAATATTCGATCATCGTCGCCGCCACCGCGTCCGATCCGGCGCCGATGCAGTTCCTGGCGCCGTTCACCGCCTGCACCATGGGCGAATATTTCCGCGACAACGGCATGCATGCGCTGATCAGCTACGACGATCTGTCGAAGCAGGCCGTCGCCTACCGCCAGATGTCGCTCCTGCTGCGCCGCCCGCCGGGCCGCGAAGCCTATCCGGGCGACGTCTTCTACCTGCATTCGCGCCTGCTCGAGCGCGCCGCCAAGCTCAATGACGACAACGGCAACGGATCGCTGACCGCGCTGCCGATCATCGAGACGCAGGCCAATGACGTGTCGGCCTACATCCCGACCAACGTGATCTCGATCACCGACGGCCAGATCTTCCTCGAGACCAACCTGTTCTTCCAGGGCATCCGTCCGGCGGTGAACGTCGGCCTGTCGGTGTCGCGCGTCGGCTCCTCGGCGCAGATCAAGGCGATGAAGCAGGTCGCCGGCTCCATCAAGGGCGAGCTCGCGCAGTATCGCGAAATGGCCGCCTTCGCGCAGTTCGGCTCCGACCTCGACGCGGCAACGCAGCGTCTGCTCAATCGCGGTTCGCGCCTGACCGAGCTGCTCAAGCAGCCGCAATTCTCGCCGCTCAAGGTCGAGGAACAGGTCGCGGTGATCTTCGCCGGCGTCAACGGCTATCTCGACAAGCTGCCGCTGAACCAGGTCGGCAAGTTCGAACATGGCCTGCTCAGCCATATGCGCTCGGCCGGCAAGGACGTGCTCGACGCTATCCGCAAGGAGAAGGCGCTGTCGGACGATTTGCGCGCCAAGCTCAAGGCCGAGATCGACGCCTTCGCCAAGACCTTCGCCTAA
- a CDS encoding F0F1 ATP synthase subunit epsilon codes for MAEAFKFELVSPERLLVSEQVESVVIPGAEGEMTVMAQHAPVMTTIKPGVVTIKTAGGKEERFVVFGGFADILPSGCTLLAESATHVNDIDRADLARRIQEAKEDAADAKDDESRSKAEQFLSQLTTLEGALLPA; via the coding sequence ATGGCTGAAGCTTTCAAGTTCGAACTGGTCTCGCCGGAGCGGCTGCTCGTTTCCGAGCAGGTGGAGTCCGTGGTCATTCCGGGCGCCGAAGGCGAGATGACCGTGATGGCGCAGCACGCGCCGGTCATGACCACGATCAAGCCTGGCGTCGTCACGATAAAGACCGCGGGCGGCAAGGAAGAGCGCTTCGTCGTGTTCGGCGGTTTCGCCGACATCCTGCCTTCCGGCTGCACGCTTCTTGCCGAATCGGCGACGCATGTGAACGACATCGATCGCGCCGATCTGGCTCGCCGCATCCAGGAGGCCAAGGAAGACGCGGCCGACGCCAAGGACGACGAGAGCCGCAGCAAGGCCGAGCAGTTCCTCAGCCAGCTCACCACGCTAGAAGGCGCGCTGCTGCCGGCCTGA
- a CDS encoding mannitol dehydrogenase family protein, translating to MSGRLSNATLAELPAEILVPRYDRKSVAPGIVHLGVGAFHRAHQAAYVDACLADGESDWGIAGVSLRSPDTRDALKPQDGLYTLAIRDSAGERLQVIGSIQSLLVAPEDPGAVLAALTDPRTRIVTLTITEKAYLRAADGALGSAHPDIVHDLANPGSPKTAHGFLAESLARRRAAGTPPFTVLCCDNLPANGATLHRLLIEFAKLRDAQTGSGSQPLAGLIADEVAFPSSMVDRIVPATTDTDRARIAGELGLDDAWPVMTEPFRQWVIEDRFPAGRPAWEKFGVTMVEDVRPFEDMKLRLLNGAHSGIAYLGLLSGHATVDRAFADPSIRQFVDALWQEAIPTLPQDAGLDTSAYTAELAARFSNTALAHRTAQIANDGSQKLPQRIVASALARLEAGLLPEHLSLVVAAWIAACAMRGGTLPEGHFTDPLDAALGDLFGRNLPTAEMTAAVFDLAGFAKGHAERRKLIEFVATHFVHFKQGGPKLALAALGIGNESGTAR from the coding sequence ATGAGCGGCCGCCTGTCCAATGCTACCCTTGCGGAACTGCCGGCTGAAATTCTGGTGCCTCGCTACGACCGCAAGTCCGTCGCGCCCGGCATCGTCCATCTTGGCGTCGGCGCCTTTCACCGTGCCCACCAGGCCGCCTATGTCGATGCCTGCCTGGCGGACGGCGAGAGCGATTGGGGCATCGCCGGGGTCTCGCTGCGCAGTCCCGACACGCGCGATGCGCTCAAGCCGCAGGACGGGCTCTACACGCTGGCAATCAGGGACAGCGCCGGCGAACGGCTGCAGGTCATCGGCTCGATCCAGTCCTTGCTCGTCGCTCCGGAGGATCCTGGCGCGGTGCTCGCCGCGCTCACCGACCCACGCACCCGCATCGTCACGCTCACCATCACCGAAAAGGCCTATCTCAGGGCAGCCGACGGCGCGCTCGGCAGCGCGCATCCCGATATTGTCCACGACCTCGCCAACCCCGGATCGCCGAAGACGGCGCATGGTTTTCTCGCCGAGTCGCTCGCGCGCCGCCGCGCCGCCGGCACGCCGCCCTTCACGGTGCTCTGCTGCGACAACCTGCCGGCCAACGGCGCGACGCTGCATCGGCTGCTGATCGAGTTCGCGAAATTGCGCGACGCCCAGACAGGCTCCGGCAGCCAGCCGTTGGCAGGCCTTATCGCCGATGAAGTGGCCTTCCCGTCTTCTATGGTCGATCGCATCGTGCCGGCGACGACGGATACCGATCGCGCCCGCATCGCCGGCGAACTCGGCCTCGATGACGCGTGGCCGGTGATGACCGAGCCGTTCCGGCAATGGGTGATCGAGGACCGCTTTCCCGCCGGGCGGCCGGCCTGGGAGAAGTTCGGTGTCACCATGGTCGAGGACGTGCGACCGTTCGAGGACATGAAACTGAGGCTGCTCAACGGCGCGCATTCGGGCATCGCCTATCTCGGCCTGCTCAGCGGCCACGCCACCGTCGACCGCGCCTTTGCCGATCCGTCGATCCGGCAATTCGTCGATGCGCTATGGCAGGAGGCCATCCCAACGCTGCCGCAGGATGCCGGGCTCGACACAAGCGCCTACACGGCCGAGCTTGCCGCGCGCTTTTCCAACACCGCGCTCGCCCACCGCACCGCGCAGATTGCCAATGACGGCAGCCAGAAACTGCCGCAACGCATCGTCGCCTCCGCCCTCGCCCGGCTGGAAGCGGGTCTGCTGCCGGAACATCTGTCGCTGGTTGTCGCCGCCTGGATCGCCGCTTGCGCCATGCGCGGCGGGACCCTACCGGAGGGCCATTTCACCGATCCGCTCGATGCCGCCCTCGGCGACCTGTTCGGCCGCAATCTGCCGACAGCAGAAATGACGGCGGCCGTGTTCGATCTCGCCGGCTTTGCCAAGGGCCATGCGGAACGGCGGAAATTGATCGAATTTGTCGCCACGCATTTCGTCCATTTCAAGCAGGGCGGCCCGAAGCTGGCTCTCGCCGCGCTCGGCATCGGCAACGAGAGTGGAACCGCCCGATAG
- a CDS encoding type II toxin-antitoxin system Phd/YefM family antitoxin, with the protein MKTMQVREAKAGFSALVEAAEGGEPTIITKHGKPAAAIVSVEDLQKLYPVERRNFGEFLLTYPGGIEFERNESPSRDIDL; encoded by the coding sequence GTGAAAACAATGCAAGTTCGGGAAGCCAAGGCAGGGTTCTCGGCGCTCGTCGAGGCCGCGGAGGGCGGCGAGCCCACCATCATCACAAAGCATGGTAAGCCAGCAGCCGCCATCGTTTCGGTCGAAGACTTGCAAAAGCTTTATCCGGTCGAGCGTCGAAATTTCGGGGAATTCCTTCTGACCTATCCGGGAGGAATCGAGTTTGAAAGGAATGAGTCGCCGTCGCGGGATATCGACCTTTGA
- a CDS encoding DUF4345 family protein, whose product MDFAFPWPASQGEWLAWSSAVVTLALGLFLFLAPGLAFRALRLQPRPEKAAAIAEGRGRMSGFYLGVSLCCILLAQPLLYMALGFSWLFTAFGRLLSMMSDSANTPFNWVSIVVELALAALPLAFAFGFVP is encoded by the coding sequence ATGGACTTCGCGTTTCCGTGGCCCGCGAGCCAGGGTGAATGGCTGGCCTGGTCGAGCGCCGTCGTGACCCTGGCCCTCGGCCTGTTCCTGTTCCTGGCGCCGGGGCTTGCCTTTCGCGCGCTGCGCCTGCAGCCAAGGCCGGAGAAAGCGGCGGCGATCGCCGAAGGACGCGGCCGCATGTCGGGCTTCTATCTCGGCGTCAGCCTGTGCTGCATCCTGCTGGCGCAGCCGCTGCTTTACATGGCGCTGGGCTTCTCCTGGCTGTTCACCGCCTTCGGCCGGCTTCTGTCGATGATGTCGGACAGCGCCAACACCCCTTTCAACTGGGTTTCGATCGTGGTTGAATTGGCATTGGCGGCGCTGCCGCTGGCCTTTGCCTTCGGCTTCGTTCCGTGA
- a CDS encoding type II toxin-antitoxin system VapC family toxin → MSGYLVDTSILSAFAPGRPPLAKDVATWIVTQGAKQALFIPVIAITEIEKGICKLARAGATKRAEGLTAWLNETIEDFADQILEVNADIARRAGQMEEAASAQGKNPGLADILIAATAATNELTVITANIRHFEALGVWCWNILQDPPSDD, encoded by the coding sequence TTGAGCGGCTATCTTGTGGATACTTCCATCTTATCGGCATTCGCGCCTGGAAGGCCGCCGCTTGCAAAAGACGTCGCCACCTGGATCGTGACCCAAGGTGCAAAGCAGGCACTCTTCATACCGGTTATAGCGATCACTGAAATCGAGAAAGGCATATGCAAGCTGGCCCGCGCCGGGGCCACAAAACGCGCCGAGGGTCTCACTGCCTGGCTCAATGAAACCATTGAAGACTTCGCTGATCAGATTCTAGAGGTCAATGCCGATATAGCGCGAAGGGCGGGTCAAATGGAGGAGGCAGCCTCTGCACAAGGGAAGAATCCCGGTCTAGCAGACATATTGATCGCGGCCACGGCGGCAACCAACGAGCTCACCGTGATAACTGCAAACATCAGGCATTTTGAGGCGCTTGGTGTTTGGTGTTGGAATA
- a CDS encoding aspartate/glutamate racemase family protein produces the protein MKTLGLIGGMSWESTAIYYRLLNEIVRERLGGLHSAKLLLWSFDFAEIAERQHAGDWEGAGVLLVEAARRLEAGGAEGLLICTNTMHKLADAVQAAISIPLIHIADATAHAVVDAGVKRPALLATRFTMEQDFYKGRLADKYGLQPVVPDHAGRDMVHRVIYDELCQGVVKGESKSAYLDEVGRMRRTDDVDGVIMGCTEITMLIGQGDFDVPVFDTTRIHAEAAVDFALA, from the coding sequence ATGAAAACCCTCGGCCTCATCGGTGGCATGAGCTGGGAATCGACCGCGATCTATTACCGCCTGCTCAACGAGATCGTGCGTGAGCGGCTCGGCGGGCTTCATTCGGCCAAGCTGCTCCTGTGGTCGTTCGATTTCGCCGAGATCGCCGAACGGCAGCATGCCGGTGACTGGGAAGGCGCCGGCGTCCTCCTCGTTGAAGCCGCGCGCAGGCTGGAGGCGGGCGGCGCCGAGGGCCTGCTGATCTGCACCAACACCATGCACAAGCTCGCCGACGCGGTGCAGGCGGCCATATCGATCCCGCTTATCCATATCGCCGACGCCACGGCGCATGCCGTCGTCGATGCCGGCGTGAAGCGGCCGGCGCTGCTAGCGACGCGCTTCACCATGGAGCAGGACTTCTACAAGGGTCGGCTTGCCGACAAATACGGCCTCCAGCCGGTGGTGCCGGACCACGCCGGCCGCGACATGGTGCACCGGGTGATCTATGACGAGCTTTGCCAGGGCGTCGTCAAAGGCGAATCGAAATCCGCCTATCTCGACGAAGTCGGCCGGATGCGGCGCACCGACGACGTGGACGGCGTCATCATGGGCTGCACCGAGATCACCATGCTGATCGGCCAGGGCGATTTCGACGTTCCGGTGTTCGACACGACGCGGATCCATGCCGAGGCCGCGGTCGATTTCGCGCTCGCTTGA